A stretch of the Pangasianodon hypophthalmus isolate fPanHyp1 chromosome 28, fPanHyp1.pri, whole genome shotgun sequence genome encodes the following:
- the lpcat4 gene encoding lysophospholipid acyltransferase LPCAT4, protein MERCGEPSPTYRHTHPFIHEVKLTTAQKIRSTILGCVLFPIRITLTILFFLLMWPIARLRLAGLSQEERAKPVQGWRQWIFHPIMMFLSRSVFFSMGFLWIKVKGRQATQKEAPVLAVAPHSGFLDMLVLSLAGLPTVVSRSENAKLPVIGALLEYNQSVLVSRKDPESRRKCVSQIKERLTSNGYWPQMLMFPEGTTTNGRVLIKFKPGAFLAGVPVQPVLLHYPNKIDTVRWTWKGASWLDCLWYTSAQFYSNVTVEFLPVYTPSQEEKEDPELFADNVQRLMAKVLGVPATDFVMEGLFPVTKLGGLSLPLESPSRETLKMLKSQGLSNAQVETLINTMIDSCHSGQVTITVDNLTSLLGLADRQTAAQICSFYSESDTLDLRQLCLSLCTAAGLRTPESLLHTAFTLCDSSGDGLLSAEDFSGLMAALVGVAQYNIAEMYSELTKRGQPTEGALYDLLTTHPTYQKFFKEYFEHEDVRLTADRNHNGIPNGKTSRGNDSIHNRNGLNKKSD, encoded by the exons ATGGAGAGATGTGGAGAACCCTCCCCGACCTACAGACACACTCACCCGTTTATCCACGAGGTCAAACTGACCACGGCTCAGAAAATTCGG AGTACCATACTGGGCTGTGTCCTATTCCCCATTCGCATCACTCTTACCATCCTGTTCTTCCTGCTCATGTGGCCCATCGCTCGGCTCCGACTAGCCGGTCTGTCGCAGGAGGAGAGAGCAAAACCGGTCCAAGGCTGGAGACAATGGATTTTTCATCCCATCATGATGTTCCTGAGTCGATCCGTGTTCTTCTCCATGGGCTTCCTCTGGATAAAGGTGAAAGGTCGGCAGGCTACACAGAAAGAGGCACCGGTGTTGGCCGTGGCACCCCACAGTGGCTTTCTGGATATGCTGGTACTCAGCCTTGCGGGACTGCCAACAGTGGTGTCGCGCTCTGAGAACGCCAAACTGCCAGTCATCGGAG cacTTTTGGAGTATAACCAGTCCGTATTGGTTAGTCGGAAGGATCCTGAGTCGAGGAGGAAGTGCGTGTCTCAAATCAAAGAAAGACTCACTTCAAATGGTTACTGGCCTCAG ATGCTAATGTTCCCTGAAGGAACCACCACAAATGGTCGAGTCCTCATCAAATTCAAGCCTG GTGCTTTCTTGGCAGGCGTTCCAGTTCAGCCAGTGTTGCTTCACTACCCTAATAAAATA GACACTGTGCGCTGGACTTGGAAAGGCGCATCATG GCTCGATTGTCTCTGGTACACCTCGGCTCAGTTCTACAGCAACGTTACAGTGGAG tTCCTACCTGTGTACACACCTTCccaggaggagaaggaggaccCCGAGTTATTTGCAGATAATGTTCAGAGACTCATGGCCAA agtcCTGGGAGTTCCCGCTACAGACTTTGTGATGGAGGGGCTTTTTCCTGTTACAAAGTTGGGCGGCCTCTCCCTTCCTCTCGAGTCTCCTTCCAGAGAAACACTGAAAATGCTCAAAAGTCAAGG tttaAGTAATGCTCAAGTGGAGACTTTGATAAACacaatgattgacagctgtcaCTCAGGACAGGTCACAATCACTGTTGATAACTTGACTTCCTTGTTGGGACtcgcagacagacagacagcagcacAAATCTGTTCCTTCTACTCCGAG AGTGACACATTGGACCTGAGACAGCTGTGTTTGAGCTTGTGTACGGCTGCAGGACTCAGGACGCCAGAGTCTCTCCTTCACACTGCGTTCACG ctGTGCGACAGTAGTGGTGATGGCTTGCTAAGCGCAGAGGACTTCTCCGGCCTGATGGCAGCGCTGGTGGGAGTTGCTCAGTACAACATTGCAGAGATGTACTCGGAGTTGACCAAGAGAGGACAACCAACTGAGG GTGCATTGTATGACTTGCTAACGACTCACCCAACATATCAGAAGTTCTTCAAAGAATACTTCGAGCATGAAGACGTAAGGCTCACGGCAGACAGAAATCACAACGGCATTCCGAACGGAAAGACCAGTCGCGGTAACGACAGCATTCATAACAGAAATGGACTGAACAAAAAGTCTGACTGA
- the nop10 gene encoding H/ACA ribonucleoprotein complex subunit 3, protein MFLQFYLNENGERVYTLKKVDPQGRPTSSAHPARFSPDDKFSRHRVTVKKRFGLLLTQQPRPVL, encoded by the exons ATGTTTCTGCAGTTTTACCTCAACGAGAACGGAGAGAGAGTTTACACACTGAAG aagGTGGATCCACAGGGTCGGCCCACCAGCTCTGCCCACCCAGCTCGCTTCTCTCCTGATGACAAGTTCTCCAGACACCGAGTGACTGTGAAGAAACGCTTCGGATTACTGCTCACCCAGCAGCCACGACCTGTCCTGTGA